A part of Paenibacillus sp. sptzw28 genomic DNA contains:
- the sdhB gene encoding succinate dehydrogenase iron-sulfur subunit — protein sequence MAETAVAAKTVKLIITRQDSPETRPYTEEFEIPYRPNMNVIGALMEIQRNPKKQDGQGTAPVCWESNCLEEVCGACSMVINGKPRQACSALIDKLEQPIRLAPMSTFPVVRDLVIDRERMFHALKRVKAWIPIDGTYDLGPGPRMAETKRQWAYELSKCMTCGVCLEACPNVNDRTSFIGPAAISQVRLFNAHPTGEMNKEERLETLMDDGGIEGCGNSQNCVRSCPKGIPLTTSIAAINKDTTKQLFKKWLGM from the coding sequence ATGGCGGAAACGGCAGTGGCAGCAAAAACGGTAAAACTGATCATTACGCGTCAAGACTCGCCCGAAACGCGTCCATACACGGAAGAGTTCGAAATCCCGTATCGGCCGAACATGAACGTAATCGGCGCGCTGATGGAAATTCAGCGTAACCCGAAGAAGCAGGACGGTCAGGGAACGGCTCCGGTATGTTGGGAATCCAACTGCCTTGAAGAGGTGTGCGGCGCTTGTTCGATGGTCATTAACGGCAAGCCGCGTCAGGCATGCAGCGCTCTCATCGACAAGCTGGAACAGCCGATCCGGCTGGCGCCGATGAGCACCTTCCCGGTTGTGCGTGATCTGGTCATTGACCGCGAGCGTATGTTCCACGCGCTTAAGCGTGTCAAAGCCTGGATACCGATCGACGGAACGTATGATTTGGGTCCTGGGCCAAGGATGGCCGAAACAAAGCGCCAATGGGCATACGAGCTGTCCAAGTGCATGACCTGCGGCGTCTGTCTGGAAGCTTGTCCGAATGTAAACGACCGTACCAGCTTTATCGGTCCCGCGGCGATCTCGCAAGTCCGTCTGTTCAATGCTCACCCGACGGGCGAGATGAACAAGGAAGAACGTCTGGAGACATTAATGGACGACGGCGGCATCGAGGGCTGCGGCAACTCGCAGAACTGTGTTCGCTCTTGTCCGAAAGGGATCCCTCTTACGACCTCCATTGCAGCGATCAACAAGGATACAACCAAACAATTGTTCAAGAAATGGCTCGGCATGTAA
- a CDS encoding citrate synthase/methylcitrate synthase: MRKASVTGLEGVVAAETELGYVNGIDGDLVYRGFRARELAVNYSFEEAAYLLWRGYLPDEKQLTEFTNSLAEQRRLTPDLKRLLDSMPSQTPLMSVAMSAVAAYSGVESVLAWPPSIEQAIQVTALLPIIISYRYHQTKGSEWPAQNNETGHAAYYLYSLFGREASPAHIRAMNAYMILAMEHGLNASTFAARVVSSTESDLYSAVAAAIGAMKGPLHGGAPSGVIKLLEDIGSKEQAEAVMRRILDRGERLMGFGHRVYKTQDPRAEALREVTGALAGDDPWLDLAQYVEQTATRLLAEYKPGRRLFTNVEFYAAAVMRAVQMPPVLFTPTFTAARVVGWTAHVLEQSQNNRIFRPQSTYIGPMPSD; encoded by the coding sequence ATGAGAAAGGCAAGCGTTACCGGCCTGGAGGGTGTCGTAGCAGCCGAGACTGAGCTGGGATATGTAAACGGCATCGACGGAGACTTAGTATATCGCGGTTTTCGAGCCAGAGAATTGGCCGTCAACTATTCATTTGAAGAAGCGGCATATTTGCTTTGGCGGGGGTATTTACCCGATGAAAAGCAATTGACGGAATTTACAAACTCGCTGGCCGAACAGAGGCGGCTGACCCCGGATCTGAAACGTCTGCTGGATTCGATGCCGAGTCAGACACCGCTGATGAGTGTCGCGATGTCGGCAGTTGCCGCATATTCGGGTGTAGAGAGCGTGCTCGCATGGCCTCCTTCAATTGAGCAGGCAATACAGGTTACTGCACTCCTGCCAATCATTATTTCCTATCGATATCATCAAACAAAAGGATCGGAATGGCCGGCTCAGAATAATGAAACTGGCCATGCAGCCTATTATCTGTATTCGCTGTTTGGACGAGAGGCATCGCCGGCGCATATCAGGGCGATGAATGCTTATATGATTCTGGCCATGGAACATGGACTGAATGCATCTACTTTTGCTGCCCGCGTTGTCTCCTCAACAGAGTCCGATCTATATTCTGCAGTGGCCGCCGCAATAGGTGCCATGAAAGGGCCTCTTCACGGCGGTGCGCCGTCAGGCGTTATCAAGCTGCTGGAAGATATCGGATCGAAAGAACAGGCGGAAGCGGTGATGAGAAGAATACTGGATCGTGGTGAACGGCTAATGGGATTTGGCCACCGGGTTTATAAAACGCAGGATCCGAGGGCGGAGGCATTGCGTGAAGTAACTGGAGCTTTGGCAGGGGACGATCCATGGCTGGATTTGGCGCAGTACGTAGAGCAAACGGCAACCAGGCTGTTAGCCGAGTATAAGCCGGGCCGCAGGCTGTTCACAAACGTTGAATTTTACGCTGCAGCGGTTATGCGCGCCGTGCAAATGCCTCCTGTTCTCTTCACCCCAACGTTCACAGCCGCAAGAGTAGTCGGCTGGACAGCTCATGTACTCGAGCAATCGCAAAATAACCGAATATTTCGCCCCCAATCCACCTACATCGGTCCGATGCCTTCCGATTAA
- a CDS encoding DUF695 domain-containing protein translates to MADNWGFYERRSVSEQMRVLVNIGYKNTAPLTEYGDLLSITVNLYPVREHNRSKSEFIRQLEQFEGKLENWLNSAAEAIYIGRINSATRVEFYYYAKSGRISDTMIRQWMDEHWQYRVQHYIKPDPEWTFYLYMLPDQLEELFVHNAQMIYALIHKGDDIKQPRNVYHWLLFREDENRREMESMLEELGYRIEKEKEGDPDSVYPFPLVISRFDNVCLDTVNERVRELHRLMSGNGGRYDGWGSVMKLTSTNRLRSNFRRLIDSVEEVIRKTCQSRRS, encoded by the coding sequence ATGGCAGACAACTGGGGATTTTATGAGCGCCGATCGGTATCGGAGCAGATGCGTGTCTTGGTCAATATTGGCTACAAGAACACAGCACCGTTAACTGAGTATGGCGATTTATTATCCATTACCGTGAATTTGTATCCGGTCAGAGAACATAACCGTTCGAAAAGCGAATTTATAAGGCAGCTGGAGCAGTTCGAAGGAAAGCTGGAGAACTGGCTGAATAGCGCTGCAGAAGCCATCTATATCGGAAGAATAAATTCAGCCACCAGGGTCGAGTTCTATTACTATGCGAAATCAGGCCGGATCAGCGACACAATGATTAGGCAATGGATGGATGAACACTGGCAATATCGAGTGCAGCATTATATTAAGCCGGACCCGGAGTGGACTTTTTATTTGTACATGCTTCCGGATCAATTAGAGGAACTATTCGTACACAATGCGCAAATGATATACGCGCTCATCCATAAAGGGGATGATATCAAACAGCCCCGAAATGTTTATCATTGGCTGCTGTTTCGTGAAGACGAGAACAGACGTGAAATGGAGTCGATGCTTGAGGAGCTCGGTTACCGTATCGAGAAGGAGAAGGAAGGAGATCCCGATAGCGTATACCCGTTTCCGCTCGTGATCAGCAGGTTCGACAATGTTTGCCTGGATACGGTGAATGAGCGGGTGAGAGAGCTTCATCGGCTGATGTCGGGTAACGGAGGGCGCTACGATGGATGGGGCTCGGTAATGAAGCTTACCTCGACGAACCGCTTGCGATCGAACTTTCGCAGGCTCATCGACTCGGTCGAGGAAGTAATACGCAAAACATGTCAATCCCGTCGATCGTAA
- a CDS encoding helix-turn-helix domain-containing protein, protein MDYSKMCPKYECATELLGKKWTGLIVRVLLGGPKRFKEMKEQIPEMSDKMLTDRMKELEHFQIIKRNVYPEMPVRIEYELTEKGRGLEPVIQSIQEWSEDWC, encoded by the coding sequence GTGGATTATTCCAAAATGTGCCCGAAATACGAATGTGCTACAGAGCTGCTCGGCAAAAAGTGGACCGGATTAATCGTACGCGTCCTGCTTGGCGGACCTAAACGTTTTAAGGAAATGAAGGAGCAAATTCCGGAAATGAGCGATAAAATGCTGACAGACCGGATGAAAGAGCTTGAACATTTTCAAATCATTAAACGCAACGTTTACCCGGAAATGCCTGTCCGGATTGAATATGAGTTAACCGAGAAGGGTAGAGGTTTAGAACCCGTTATTCAATCGATTCAAGAATGGAGCGAGGATTGGTGCTAA
- the sdhA gene encoding succinate dehydrogenase flavoprotein subunit, translating into MAKNKVIVVGGGLAGLMATIKAAEAGVHVDLFSLVPVKRSHSVCAQGGINGAVNTKGEGDSTWEHFDDTVYGGDFLANQPPVKAMCDAAPGIIHLMDRMGVMFNRTPEGLLDFRRFGGTQYHRTAFAGATTGQQLLYALDEQVRRWETAGLVTKYEHWEFLGAVLDDDGACRGVSAQDLRTMEVHTVSADAVILASGGPGIIFGKTTNSVINTGTAASAVYQQGVHYANGEFIQIHPTAIPGDDKLRLMSESARGEGGRIWTYKDGKPWYFLEEKYPAYGNLVPRDIATREIFHVCVDEKLGINGENMVYLDLSHKDPKELDVKLGGIIEIYEKFMGDDPRKIPMKIFPAVHYSMGGMWVDFNQMTNIPGLFACGECEYQYHGANRLGANSLLSAIYGGMITGPKAVEYIKGLKKSAEDISSSVFEREQKRQTDKYESILKMNGTENAYVLHKELGEWMTNNMTVVRFNKKLEETIAKIKELKQRYRSININDTARWNNAGVAFTRQLWNMLELSEAMTLGALLRNESRGAHYKPEFPERNDDAFLKTTKAAWTPEGPQISYEAVDVSLIKPRKRDYSKEK; encoded by the coding sequence GTTGTCGGCGGCGGCCTTGCCGGGCTGATGGCTACAATTAAAGCGGCGGAAGCGGGCGTTCACGTCGATCTGTTCTCGCTTGTGCCGGTCAAACGGTCCCACTCCGTGTGCGCCCAGGGCGGCATCAACGGAGCTGTAAATACGAAGGGCGAAGGGGACTCCACTTGGGAGCACTTTGACGATACGGTATACGGCGGCGACTTCCTCGCGAACCAACCGCCGGTTAAGGCGATGTGCGATGCCGCGCCGGGAATCATTCACTTGATGGACCGGATGGGTGTTATGTTTAACAGAACTCCGGAAGGTCTGCTTGATTTCCGGCGTTTCGGGGGTACACAGTATCACCGTACCGCTTTCGCGGGTGCAACGACGGGGCAGCAGCTGCTGTACGCCCTGGACGAGCAGGTACGGCGCTGGGAGACGGCGGGCCTTGTCACGAAGTATGAGCATTGGGAGTTTCTTGGAGCGGTACTTGACGACGACGGCGCGTGCCGCGGTGTTTCCGCTCAGGACCTTCGCACGATGGAAGTTCATACCGTCTCGGCAGACGCGGTAATTCTGGCGTCCGGCGGTCCGGGAATTATTTTCGGCAAAACGACGAACTCCGTCATTAATACAGGTACGGCTGCAAGCGCGGTTTATCAACAAGGCGTTCATTATGCCAACGGCGAGTTTATCCAAATCCATCCGACGGCGATTCCAGGCGACGACAAGCTTCGCCTCATGTCGGAATCGGCGCGCGGAGAAGGCGGTCGAATCTGGACCTACAAGGATGGTAAGCCTTGGTATTTCCTTGAAGAGAAATATCCGGCATACGGAAACCTGGTTCCTCGTGACATTGCGACCCGTGAGATTTTCCATGTCTGCGTAGATGAGAAGCTCGGAATCAACGGCGAGAATATGGTCTATCTCGACCTGTCGCATAAAGATCCGAAGGAGCTCGACGTCAAGCTGGGCGGAATCATCGAGATTTACGAGAAATTCATGGGCGACGATCCGCGTAAAATTCCGATGAAAATCTTCCCTGCCGTGCACTATTCGATGGGCGGCATGTGGGTCGATTTCAACCAAATGACCAATATTCCCGGCTTGTTCGCTTGCGGGGAGTGCGAATATCAATATCACGGCGCGAACCGTTTGGGAGCGAATTCCCTGCTGTCCGCTATTTACGGCGGCATGATTACAGGGCCGAAAGCGGTCGAATATATCAAGGGCTTGAAGAAATCGGCCGAAGACATTTCCTCGTCCGTTTTCGAACGGGAGCAGAAACGCCAAACCGACAAATACGAAAGCATCCTCAAGATGAATGGTACCGAGAATGCTTATGTGCTTCATAAAGAGCTTGGCGAGTGGATGACCAATAACATGACGGTCGTACGCTTCAATAAGAAGCTGGAAGAGACGATCGCGAAGATAAAGGAACTGAAGCAGCGTTACCGCAGCATTAATATTAACGATACGGCACGCTGGAACAATGCGGGCGTTGCGTTTACCCGCCAGCTGTGGAACATGCTTGAACTGTCCGAAGCGATGACGCTGGGGGCGCTTCTGCGCAACGAAAGCCGCGGCGCACATTATAAGCCGGAATTTCCGGAACGTAACGATGACGCTTTCCTCAAGACGACGAAGGCTGCATGGACCCCGGAAGGCCCTCAGATTTCGTACGAGGCTGTTGATGTATCTCTGATTAAACCGCGTAAACGCGACTACTCGAAGGAAAAATAG